One window of Mauremys reevesii isolate NIE-2019 linkage group 4, ASM1616193v1, whole genome shotgun sequence genomic DNA carries:
- the LOC120405086 gene encoding interleukin-27 subunit alpha-like, translating to MRLGGLALLLQALLSSGLPALGFPAAGQGPGFDGAARWGREMQAEFGSSLKLARKLLVETKILTQQFVSERLAGAKLPFPGLSNSGLLPPTSRTAQQWLALPALRRLREMRRALGLFRGYVEVVGRREPGLARGLHEISLDLRDLMHHVDYQVGGSGQPAPQPPGPPGAPRILQHPSDWSNLQESYLVLRAMETFLGRVVRDFTLLRVGGGWAPH from the exons ATGCGGCTGGGTG gacTCGCGCTGCTGCTCCAGGCGCTGCTGAGCTCCGGGCTCCCGGCGCTGGGGTTCCCCGCGGCCGGGCAGGGCCCCGGGTTCGACGGAGCCGCCCGCTGGGGCCGGGAGATGCAGGCGGAATTCGGGAGCAGCTTGAAACTTGCCAGGAAACTGCTCGTGGAGACGAAAATCCTCACGCAACAATTT gTGTCGGAGCGTCTGGCTGGTGCCAAGCTGCCATTCCCCGGCCTGTCGAACTCGGGGCTCCTGCCCCCCACGAGCCGCACAGCCCAGCAGTGGCTGGCCCTGCCG GCGCTGCGGCGGCTGCGGGAGATGCGGCGGGCGCTGGGCCTGTTTCGGGGCTACGTGGAGGTTGTGGGGCGCAGggagcccggcctggcccgggggCTGCACGAAATCAGCCTGGACCTGCGGGACCTGATGCACCACGTCGACTACCAG GTGGGGGGCTCTGGccagcctgccccccagcccccggggCCCCCCGGGGCCCCCCGCATCCTGCAGCACCCCAGCGACTGGAGCAACCTGCAGGAGTCGTACCTGGTTCTGCGCGCCATGGAGACCTTCCTGGGCCGCGTCGTCCGGGACTTCACCCTGCTGCgcgtgggggggggctgggccccccactga
- the LOC120404141 gene encoding glycine-rich cell wall structural protein 1.8-like yields MELLQRHLPGLHRVLRGALDYVSSFSTYLLGEQAHPGAEDHGKRGETDSSDPPKGVSTGGYGEGDPEHYGEEAPGGQREDAGDPPLQVPPDARDPTPQGGHTVLRGSGARVGSVSDQDTPHPLWAWPGAVSLEPGCGEPAAPGGRAPPPSPSLSQEPGPAGGGRSIWQGAATEEGGLPGSRAQGGAHGTGHIWLEEQREPRGSPCLKAEEGGGTGGASPMEEGGLGGSNTQGGPGAGSRWPGEARGREGQGQGQGDLGRGSLWLGAHGGSRESGAPIGECEEGGGAREGSWPQGGAPGEGSGAPLLCLVPQLELPDGAQTPLPEPGVVSPLDVSAQRSRVLLRRKGSVRRAPSLRGQRPPGGAPPQPPQEPGPPGGFLPPQPQTPRRQLPGHAGFGLAHPNMMAELKFRLRRPPPPQ; encoded by the exons ATGGAGCTGCTCCAGCGACACCTACCCGGGCTGCACCGCGTCCTGCGGGGGGCACTG gattACGTCTCCAGCTTCTCCACCTACCTCTTGGGGGAGCAGGCGCACCCAGGCGCAGAGGATCATGGGAAACGCGGGGAGACTGACTCCTCCGACCCCCCCAAGGGGGTGTCAACAGGCGGCTATGGGGAAGGAGACCCAGAGCATTATGG GGAGGAGGCGCCGGGGGGGCAGCGTGAGGACGCTGGAGACCCGCCCCTGCAG gtGCCCCCAGATGcccgagaccccaccccccaggggggCCACACGGTGCTGAGGGGGTCCGGAGCCCGCGTGGGGTCTGTGTCAGAccaggacaccccccaccccctctgggcaT GGCCGGGGGCTGTGAGCCTGGAGCCTGGATGTGGGGAGCCGGCAGCCCCAGGGGGGcgggccccaccccccagcccctccctcagccaggAGCCCGGCCCGGCCGGAGGGGGGCGCAGCATCTGGCAGGGGGCCGCGACGGAGGAGGGGGGGCTCCCAGGGAGTCGTGCCCAGGGAGGGGCCCATGGGACCGGCCACAtctggctggaggagcagagggagcccagggggagcCCCTGCCTAAAGGCTGAGGAGGGGGGGGGAACTGGGGGGGCCAGCCCCATGGAGGAGGGAGGCCTTGGGGGGAGCAACACCCAAGGGGGCCCCGGGGCCGGCAGCCGCTGGCCTGGGGAGGCGCGGGgccgggaggggcagggccagggccagggggaccTCGGGAGGGGCAGCCTCTGGCTGGGGGCGCACGGAGGCAGCCGGGAGTCGGGGGCCCCCATTGGGGAGTGcgaggaagggggcggggct agggaggggagctggcCCCAGGGAGGGGCCCCGGGGGAGGGCTCGGGggcccccctgctctgcctcgtCCCCCAGCTCGAGCTCCCAGATGGCGCCCAGACCCCCCTGCCGGAGCCTGGAGTG GTCTCCCCCCTGGACGTGAGTGCGCAGAGGAGCCGGGTGCTGCTGCGGAGGAAGGGGTCGGTGCGCCGGGCGCCCAGCCTGCGGGGCCAGAGACCCCCCGGGggggccccgccccagcccccccaggagcccggccccccagggggcttcctgcccccccagccacagACACCCAGGAGGCAGCTCCCAGGGCATGCTGG cttCGGCCTCGCCCACCCCAACATGATGGCAGAGCTGAAGTTTCGTCTGCGcagaccccccccgccccagtga
- the LOC120405433 gene encoding phosphatidylinositol transfer protein alpha isoform-like, giving the protein MSLGAGRRAGLWIRLQRGWTEQGGSVLTSLVSFPRGNWPGTRSLPTCALQAGDGELPWWGLQVRLEQFTHKPEQWLFTSFNRQLFCWLDKWVDLSMDDIRRMEEETQKELDERRQKGAVRGLTAGTSDPRPVPAGH; this is encoded by the exons ATGTCCCTTGGGGCTGGGCGCCGAGCTGGACTCTGGATCCGGCTCCAGCGGGGATGGACCGAGCAGGGCGGCTCCGTTCTTACGTCCCTCGTGTCCTTTCCTAGGGGGAATTGGCCAGGAACAAGGAGTCTCCCCACATGTGCGCTACAAGCTGGTGACGGTGAACTTCCCTGGTGGGGCCTGCAAGTCCGCCTGGAGCAATTCACACACAAG ccagagcaatGGCTCTTCACCAGTTTCAACCGGCAGCTCTTCTGCTGGCTGGACAAGTGGGTGGATCTGAGCATGGACGACATTCGCCGCATGGAGGAGGAGACGCAGAAGGAGCTGgacgag AGGAGGCAGAAAGGCGCAGTGCGGGGGCTGACAGCCGGGACGAGTGACCCCCGGCCGGTGCCAGCAGGACACTGA